One window from the genome of Epinephelus moara isolate mb chromosome 5, YSFRI_EMoa_1.0, whole genome shotgun sequence encodes:
- the LOC126390804 gene encoding butyrophilin-like protein 2: MMNNVLSILIFLCSVFVLYADTGVTSQPITAVEGNDVTLQCPLAPGVDLSACTVDVSRLDLNVSGNDVHVYRKGKDDLRTQMAQYKDRTTLIHEDLTRGILTLTLSSVKLSDSGPYKVYVPKRNANCVIDLSVVPKDPQNRTRRDDSSTTKPPVQGVTKSDDGGAAKAEPQWKTVLIVCGCVAAAAAAAAIFGIVLLILWKLGKIKNCMRTNGGRMEQEANVTNGIESIPLRTTTQDDLNHDGPGNNVQVV, from the exons ATGATGAACAACGTGCTGTCAATCTTAATCTTTCTATGTAGCGTTTTTGTGCTGTATGCTGACACTG GTGTCACGagtcaaccaatcacagcagtTGAAGGCAACGATGTCACTCTTCAGTGTCCTCTGGCTCCTGGGGTCGACTTGTCTGCTTGCACAGTGGATGTCAGCAGACTTGACCTTAATGTCAGTGGAAATGATGTCCATGTGTATCGAAAAGGAAAGGACGATCTTCGTACACAGATGGCTCAGTACAAGGACAGGACAACTCTCATCCATGAAGACCTGACCAGAGGAATCCTGACACTGACACTCTCTTCAGTAAAGCTGTCTGACAGTGGACCATACAAGGTCTACGTCCCAAAACGGAATGCCAATTGTGTCATTGACCTCAGTGTTG TACCCAAAGACCCACAGAACAGGACAAGGAGAGATGACTCCAGCACAACTAAACCTCCAGTTCAGGGAGTGACCAAGTCAGACGATGGAG GTGCTGCAAAGGCGGAGCCTCAGTGGAAAACTGTCCTCATTGTCTGCGGTtgtgtcgctgctgctgctgctgctgctgccatttttgGCATTGTACTTCTTATCCTGTGGAAGCTTGGAAAGATCA AGAACTGTATGAGGACAAACGGAGGAAGAATGGAGCAAGAGGCAAATGTGACAAACGGCATTGAATCGATTCCTCTGAGGACCACAACACAAGATGACCTGAACCATGACGGACCTGGAAACAACGTGCAAGTAGTTTAG
- the LOC126390803 gene encoding myb-related transcription factor, partner of profilin-like: MASLERKRKVKFDPMELEVLVDEANKHLHELQQRNLSVSQRNAIWEEICENVNAVGKTIRTVHEVKRRHQDIRRRTKEKLAYNKTSVDEIPLTKIEEQVQLTFCEEQVTGIAGYDALDLKAEQESSSEVQPSPSNSPRAAATPAEPRKGPEDIDLEMLQEQKKQSAALQTIAREMRAASSMARAARRDTQAIATHCRQVVSAVSALTMAVNSVARELREGVQALTALNPGGEAGRPSPTATARQPGTGEGGEVRTPGKLHLRKRKHK; the protein is encoded by the exons ATGGCGAGTTTGGAGAGAAAACGCAAAGTGAAATTCGACCCTATGGAATTAGAGGTTCTGGTAGATGAGGCCAATAAACACTTACATGAgctacagcaaagaaacctgagTGTCTCACAAAGGAACGCTATATGGGAAGAAATCTGTGAAAACGTAAATGCTGTTGGTAAAACGATACGAACAGTGCATGAAGTGAAAAGAAGACATCAAGACATCAgaagaagaacaaaagaaaaattggCGTATAATAAAACGTCAGTAGATGAGATACCTCTGACCAAGATTGAGGAACAGGTCCAGTTAACGTTCTGCGAGGAGCAAGTCACTGGAATTGCCGGGTATGACGCACTGGACCTAAAAGCAGAACAAG aATCTTCATCAGAAGTTCAGCCATCCCCCTCAAATTCCCCCAGAGCAGCCGCCACCCCTGCAGAGCCTCGAAAGGGCCCAGAGGACATTGATCTGGAGATGCTGCAGGAACAAAAGAAACAATCTGCAGCCCTTCAGACAATTGCACGAGAGATGCGAGCGGCGTCATCGATGGCACGGGCGGCCAGGCGCGACACTCAGGCCATTGCCACGCACTGCAGACAGGTGGTCAGCGCAGTATCTGCCCTGACGATGGCTGTCAATTCTGTGGCAAGAGAGCTACGGGAAGGGGTTCAGGCATTGACTGCCCTCAATCCAGGTGGAGAAGCGGGCCGACCAAGTCCCACAGCGACAGCTAGGCAGCCTGGGaccggagagggaggagaggtgcgCACGCCTGGCAAGCTCCACCTGcgtaaaaggaaacacaaataa